Proteins from one Cryptomeria japonica chromosome 4, Sugi_1.0, whole genome shotgun sequence genomic window:
- the LOC131855753 gene encoding protein ROOT INITIATION DEFECTIVE 3-like codes for MFLKPKTRMASEILVASSTADSGNMTVWDLSTGLELMHFYSCASPRNAITSIGSDAHFIAASQMHKTFSITAAPICFWTWGNPQIHNRIFPLEQIGPLACTRNGVYLLGGGISGQIHIWELPTGRLIRSWHAHEKSVSCLIFNDDESLLVSGGDDGFLVVWPLIGILDIAESLDRDAQSLSLHTWSAHSLPVTGITSGIGGCNAIAVSCSLDCTVKIWSLGLGTHLRTLRLPCGINAVVVDPSEHALYAGGIDGRIYVAVLKVCFRGNNGISDENGIIGSLFDHSGTITSLSFSMDGATLVSASEDCTIRLWDTSANCVVRMFNHSMGPVSSILVLPLLPQISRSSYHGLQLGSHKSNVETTNESFSDSSYLKDMPRLFLPNAERAALGLEFQCHSIGMVKLQIKELETMKANLAVVNEDQQRTLNMLDKLIQVYHKFTGLCLSEAVAGNQNLDTDRSQGMDNILFLDKSIDESRRMLQ; via the coding sequence ATGTTTTTGAAACCCAAAACTCGGATGGCTTCAGAAATATTGGTAGCAAGTTCAACAGCAGATTCAGGTAACATGACAGTGTGGGATTTATCCACAGGTTTAGAGCTCATGCATTTCTATAGCTGTGCATCCCCTAGAAATGCAATCACTTCCATTGGCAGTGACGCTCACTTCATTGCAGCTTCGCAAATGCACAAAACATTTTCCATTACAGCGGCACCCATTTGCTTTTGGACATGGGGTAACCCCCAAATTCATAACAGAATATTCCCCCTTGAACAGATTGGCCCTCTGGCTTGCACACGAAACGGAGTCTATCTTCTTGGTGGTGGAATTTCAGGCCAAATCCACATATGGGAGTTACCCACAGGACGACTGATTCGTTCATGGCATGCCCATGAAAAATCTGTAAGTTGTCTAATCTTTAACGACGATGAATCATTGTTGGTTTCAGGCGGCGACGACGGTTTTCTTGTTGTTTGGCCTCTTATTGGAATCCTAGACATTGCAGAGAGCTTAGATAGGGATGCCCAATCGCTAAGTTTGCATACTTGGTCTGCTCATAGTTTGCCTGTGACTGGAATTACTTCTGGTATTGGGGGCTGCAATGCAATTGCTGTTTCTTGTTCATTGGATTGCACTGTGAAAATTTGGAGCCTAGGTTTGGGGACCCATTTAAGAACGCTCAGGTTGCCTTGTGGGATAAATGCTGTCGTTGTTGATCCTTCTGAACATGCCCTCTATGCCGGGGGAATAGATGGGAGGATCTATGTTGCTGTTCTTAAAGTATGTTTTAGAGGAAACAATGGGATTAGTGACGAGAATGGGATAATTGGTTCACTTTTTGATCACAGTGGAACTATAACATCCCTGAGTTTTAGCATGGATGGAGCTACTTTGGTGTCGGCGTCTGAGGATTGTACCATTCGTCTGTGGGATACTAGCGCGAACTGTGTTGTTAGGATGTTTAACCATAGTATGGGTCCTGTGAGCAGTATTTTAGTGCTGCCCCTGCTGCCACAAATTTCAAGGTCTTCCTATCATGGGTTACAGTTGGGTAGTCACAAGAGCAATGTTGAGACTACGAATGAGAGTTTTAGTGATTCTAGTTATCTCAAGGATATGCCAAGGCTTTTCTTACCAAATGCTGAAAGAGCTGCTCTTGGTTTAGAATTTCAGTGCCATAGCATTGGAATGGTGAAGCTGCAAATAAAAGAGTTGGAGACCATGAAAGCGAATTTAGCAGTAGTGAATGAGGATCAGCAACGTACCTTAAATATGCTTGATAAATTGATACAAGTTTACCATAAGTTCACTGGACTTTGCTTGTCTGAGGCTGTAGCTGGCAATCAGAACCTAGATACAGACAGATCACAGGGAATGGATAATATATTGTTTCTGGATAAAAGCATAGATGAGAGTCGCCGTATGTTGCAGTAA